One window of the Podospora pseudopauciseta strain CBS 411.78 chromosome 4, whole genome shotgun sequence genome contains the following:
- a CDS encoding hypothetical protein (antiSMASH:Cluster_8) yields MGPSINNSPAQPMGTNRLWSRGSTTHETLPTLVPIFATSPLASMWRRDRAAPDIENLLCQSLPSNSHTTNARHLLGPEQCRHGGRQIHKVGIKPPDGAREVPESVFFRRNANAATMDEVGEHLFQTVVESVSCKLQETCMWPQT; encoded by the exons ATGGGCCCCTCAATCAATAACTCGCCAGCGCAGCCAATGGGTACCAATCGATTGTGGTCGCGAGGGTCCACCACCCACGAAACGCTGCCAACGCTGGTGCCAATATTCGCAACATCACCATTGGCGTCAATGTGGAGACG GGATCGCGCCGCCCCAGATATTGAGAACCTCCTGTGTCAGagcctcccctccaacagcCATACCACGAATGCTCGGCACCTGCTCGGGCCGGAGCAATGCCGCCACGGTGGGCGTCAGATCCATAAAGTTGGCATCAAGCCTCCTGATGGCGCCCGGGAGGTCCCCGAGTCTGTCTTCTTCCGAAGGAACGCAAACGCAGCCACCatggatgaggttggtgaacATCTCTTCCAGACTGTTGTCGAAAGTGTGAGCTGCAAACTGCAGGAAACGTGTATGTGGCCCCAAACCTAG